In one window of Methanothermobacter sp. DNA:
- the tfe gene encoding transcription factor E, which produces MIDDQMLQELIHEIITEEEEEEAVPVLECLMKGKVTDEEISEKTQLKLNIVRRILYKLYDAGVASYKRSKDPETQWYTYTWKFEPEKVTEMIKRKHSEIVKKLREALDFEENNMFFVCVNGHYRFTFDEAAEENFTCPECGSEMEFMDNSEIIQQLKDELSLYENNGFDTAHTHTLNS; this is translated from the coding sequence TTGATTGATGATCAGATGCTACAAGAGTTGATCCATGAGATTATCACTGAGGAGGAAGAGGAGGAGGCAGTGCCAGTTCTGGAGTGCCTCATGAAGGGTAAGGTGACAGATGAAGAGATTTCAGAGAAAACCCAGCTTAAACTCAACATAGTCCGGAGGATACTCTACAAGCTCTATGATGCGGGGGTGGCAAGCTACAAGAGAAGCAAGGACCCTGAAACACAGTGGTACACCTACACATGGAAATTTGAACCAGAAAAGGTTACAGAGATGATAAAGAGGAAGCACAGTGAAATAGTTAAAAAACTCAGGGAAGCCCTGGACTTTGAGGAGAACAACATGTTCTTTGTATGTGTAAACGGCCATTACCGCTTCACCTTCGATGAGGCTGCTGAAGAGAACTTCACATGCCCTGAATGTGGCTCTGAGATGGAATTCATGGACAACTCTGAAATAATACAGCAGCTGAAGGATGAGCTGAGCCTCTACGAAAACAACGGTTTTGATACCGCCCACACCCATACTCTGAATTCCTAG